CGCCATGGCATTCCACCATGCGCTCGGCAAGCTCAATGGCTCTGTCCCACTCTTTGGTGGTTTGGTAAATACTAAATAGCTGGGTTTGCGCCACTAAATAGTGCTTGTCGCTATTAAGCAATTGAAGAAAAGCGTTTTCAGCCCGTTCTAAGAAACCAGCATGAGTGTAATCATGGCCAAGTTCTTTTAACGCGCTTTCACGTTGCGTAGGTTGCAGCTCGTCTCGGCTTACTAGGTTTTGGTGAACCTTTATGGCTCTGTCTATTTCGCCGCGGTGGCGAAAGAAGCTGCCCATCGCAATGTGAGTTTCAACCGTATCGCTGTTCACATTAATCATTTTGATTAAGGTGTCTACCGCTTTATCTGGTTGATCGGAAAGGAGGAAGTTTAAGCCTTTATAATAATGCTTAGAAAGAATACTAGACTGTTTACGTTGTGCTTGGCGAACACTGTTACGGCCCATAATCCATCCGTAACCTGCTGCAACAGGCAAAAGTAAAAACAGCAGTTCGAGCATATTAGTGTTCTTTTTTCAGGCTATTGATTTTTGAGTTCGCCGACAACAACTGCACGCGTAAACGCAACCAGCTTGCTGACATAATAAGTATCCCGACTAACACACCCAAAGAAAGCGCAATAGCAATAAGGGTGGAAACCCGCATGTTAGCTTGAGCAATAAGATAGTTAACGGTGATATAGGCTTCGTTTTGTGTGCCAATGACAAAAGCAAATGTCAGTAATACCAAAATGGCGAGTATTGTGAGGATCCCTTTCAAGACCAAACCCTTCTTGTACGTAATTAATAAAGAATAGCAAAATGCAGCAAGAGATAACACCAAAACCCAAGGTTTTAGTTGTGCTTACTTAGCGTTAGGCGGTGGCTTCATCTTCTGATAAAGGGCGCTCTTGCTTTGCAATTAATTTGGCCATAACCAAGTCGTGATGCAATGCAGACATATTAGTCACAAAAATACAGTGTGTATAGCCAGCTTGCATGGTTTCTAATTTATCGTACATTGCCTTATCAAGTTTAGACAGCTGTGCTAAGCGCTTCTTTGTCAGCGGTGTAGTGGCGCCATAACAGCGTATAGCCGTTACATTAGTGGCACTCACCTGCACTTTTTCTTCTTCTAGCTGATTTTGAATTTGCGTGCGTAATTTAGAATAAAGAAAATCGCTTTCTTTTATGTATACCAAGCGATTGTCGCTTTTACGTACACAATGCACCACTAGATTGTTTTCAACATCGCCTTTAAACATGGCTTCAAGCATCATCGATTTAGGCTTAGCTACCGCTTTATCAGCAAAAAAGCCATGTAATGGAATAATATTTGCCGTACGAGAAAATGGGTACAAGTCGTCAGATGAATCGCTTTGATATACGGTTTTAAGTCTATCCAGAATATGCCTGTTCATGACGCAAAGCACAGAAAGCGAAGGCATATGGCGTACGGCTAGTTCCCAAATGAATCGATGGGTTGAGCGTTGAATACGCGCAATGTCTCTTATTTTGAAATACGCGGTATTTTCTTCAACCATGGCGTCAACATTTGCCCCAGCTTTAGATTTTTTCACATCTTCTAAGCATAAGCGCACAACGCCTGACGCAGCGTCATAGTGAACAACCTTATACCTCTCATTTTTAATTTTAAGATCTGGTACCGATACCCGTACATCGCTTTGCAGCTCAGTGCCTGGGGCAACCATTAACTTCATACCACTGGCAGATAAATCGGCAACACGTACATTAATTGAAGATAGCAGCCCTACTTTTATCATGGCGACTTTATCGATGATATAGCGGGTCTCAGAACGCCTATCAAGATCATCTTCCATCACGAAATCGATGGACCAGTTGTCGCCCGTAGCCCGCAGCGTTTTCGATAAGGGTTTAAAATCACACTTTTCGCTGAGGGTTAAATTAGTAAGGTACATAGAGATATCTCGGCAGTACATTACATGGCTTAACGCAGCAAGATGTTCAAATTCTTTGCTAGGGATGTCATGAATAGCGAATGCTTTTACTTTATCTTCTCGGCTTACCTCTTCTAAGCGGCACTGCGTGCAAGTAAACTCCCCACTTTTAACCAGTAGATAAACGATGGCATTGAGTTGCCCAAGTTCTACAAGTTGGCGATGGGTTGCAGTGATAGTAATTTGACCGCTTTTGGTTTTAATCACACCATGGAAGATAAAAGCTTCATTGTACTTATGTAATTCTTGGACCAAATTTTCAAAATGCGTTTTGTCTTGCAGACTCGCTAGTAGCTTCTCTGAATTATTGTTGTCCACATTCGCTTTAGTAAATAGCGCAATAATTGGCTTAAGCGATTTTTGATGGGCAGAAAGAAAAACTGGCAACCAGGGGCTGTTTTCTAAAATACGGTCGCGTTCGAGGTCTTGCATGGCCCTTTCAATTTCTAAGTCTCGCTGCAAAGGCTGTTTATACGACGTGCCTTTAATGTAGCGCTTCAAATTATTAAGCAGGCTAAGATCGGTTTCTGATGAAACCGTAAAAAATGACTCGTACTTACCTAAGTGCTTATTGTACTTAATGGCATCGAGTTCGTAGGTAATTTCAGTCGGTTCGGTGGTTAAGCCCATTACTTCGGGTATAACGAAGGTAATAATATCCCCGGTGGAAACGTTAGGCGGTCGTTTTGTTTCAACAGCAATACCGGTAAAAGAAAGGGAGCTTACGGTGCAATGCCTCCCCTTTTCAAAATCTACGGAAGACACGGTGAAGTTGGGTCTTACAGCAATGTCGTCACCAAAATCTATATCAGTAAATGACTGGCTTTCTACATTAAATGCTTCAACAATTTTTTTAAATTGATCGCGCTTAATTTGTGTTTGATAAAAATCGGAGTTCATCACCGATTCAAACACCCCTACGGTATATCGTTCTTGATATAAGGCAGTTTCATTTTGAAGGATTTTAGCGCCCACTTTGTCTAAACGCATGGGGATGCCAAAATGTTTAAACTTCATGACAGGGAATTTCGCGAACGCAGAATTGTCCGCAGATGCATCAGTTAAAGACGTAAGCCTAACGACTTCCTCTTTAATGATTTTGCGGATATTGCCTGGGAGCCGCTTTGAAAATTTATTAATACCTTCCAATAAGCGATTATCTTGCTCATAAGGAATTAAGGCACGAATAAGCGGCTGATACTGCTTTATGATTTGTTGTTCTTCGCCGGCCGACATTGGTACACCATGCACCGTATTTAATTAACTACAATCTATTCAGATTTGAAAATAAAACCTGCATCCAGATATAAATTTAAACTTAAGTAACGAATATACCAAATTTTTTTTAATAGATATAAAAAAACCGCAACATGTGCGGTTTTTTTTATTTAAGCTATGGAGGCGTCTACTCTTTCTCGAAGCTCTTTTCCTGGCTTAAAGTGAGGGACATATTTGCCATCTAACTCTACTGTTTCGCCAGTTTTCGGGTTACGTCCCACGCGCGGAGCGCGGTAATGTAATGAAAAACTGCCGAAGCCTCGAATTTCAATCCTGTCGCCTTTTTGAAGGGTCTGGGCCATCTGTTCGAGAAGTTCTTTAATTGCCAGTTCAAGATCTTTTGCAGGAATTTGACGCGCTTGATCCGCGAGCCGTTCAATTAATTCAGACTTGGTCATACTAACCTCGTTTCAATATTATCGTTAAACAGCTACTGCGAACAAGGGAGTGCAAGACACTCCCACATATAGCTTATTATTCGCCTTTAGCAGCTTTAAATGCTTCTGCCATTGCGCTAGCAAAACCAGCATCTTCTTGCTGATTAACCTTGTCGATAGCTTCTTTTTCGTCAGCCTGATCTTTTGCTTTCACAGATAGGTTAACGGTGCGGTTTTTACGGTCAACGCCCATAAATTTCGCTTCGATGCTGTCGCCAACGTTAGCAGCTTCAGTTGCGTCTTCAATACGGTCAACAGATAAATCTGCAACGCGAATGTAGCCATCAACTTCTTCAGAAAGGTTAACTGTAACGCCTTTAGCGTCAACTTCAGTAACCGTACCTACAACGATAGCACCTTTCTTGTTATCTGTCAGATACTTGTTGAAAGGGTCTTCTTCGATTTGCTTAACGCCAAGAGAGATACGCTCACGCTCAGGGTCAACTTGAAGAACAACAGCTGAGATTTCGTCGCCTTTCTTATAGTCACGAACAGCGTCTTCACCAGACTTGTTCCAGCTAATGTCAGAAAGGTGAACTAGACCGTCGATGCCGCCGTCAAGGCCGATGAAGATACCGAAGTCAGTAATAGACTTGATCTTACCAGACACTTTGTCACCTTTTTCGTGTGACTTAGCGAAAGTTTCCCAAGGGTTGTCGATGCACTGTTTAAGGCCTAGAGAAATACGACGACGTTCTTCGTCGATTTCAAGAACCATAACGTCAACTGTGTCACCTAGGTTAACAACCTTAGATGGGTGGATGTTCTTGTTAGTCCAATCCATTTCAGAAACGTGTACAAGACCTTCAACGCCGTCTTCGATTTCAACGAAGCAGCCGTAATCGGTAAGATTCGTAACCTGACCAGAGATCTTAGTACCTTCTGGGTAACGTGAAGCAATTTCTTGCCATGGATCGTTGCCCATTTGCTTCATGCCAAGAGAAACACGTTGCTTCTCTTTATCGAACTTAAGTACTTTAACGTTGATTTCGTCACCAACATTTACGATTTCACTTGGGTGCTTAACGCGCTTCCAAGCCATATCGGTAATGTGTAGTAGACCGTCTACGCCACCAAGGTCAACGAATGCTCCGTAATCAGTAAGGTTCTTAACGATACCTTTGATTTCGTGGCCTTCTTCAAGGTTAGCAAGAAGAGATTCGCGCTCTGCGCTGCTTTCTGCTTCAATAACGGCACGACGTGAAACAACAACGTTGTTACGCTTAGCGTCAAGTTTGATAACTTTAAATTCTAGCTCTTTGCCTTCAAGGTGAGTTGTGTCACGTACTGGACGTACATCAACCAATGAACCAGGAAGGAAAGCGCGCACTGTGTTAACTTCAACAGTGAAACCGCCTTTAACTTTACCGTTGATAATACCTTTAATGGTAACTTTATCATCGTAAGCTTTTTCCAGCTCAACCCACGCTTCGTGACGCTTCGCTTTTTCGCGAGAAAGGATTGTTTCACCGAAACCATCTTCTACTGCGTCTAGAGCTACATCTACTTCGTCACCGATAGCGATTTCAAGCTCGCCTTCAGCGTTTTTAAATTGGTCAGCTGGTATAGCACTTTCTGATTTCAAGCCTGCATCAACAAGAACGATGTCTTTGTCGATAGAAACTACAGTACCTTTTACAATTGAACCTGGACGTGTTTCTAGTTCTTGTAAGCTTTCTTCAAAAAGTTGTGCAAAATTTTCAGTCATAAGGTTTAAATTAACTTTAAGTTGATATCCACGCTTCAAATCCGGATAACGTGGGGTTATTAGTAAAAGCCGCCACTCCCTGTGGTAGCACTGCTTTGAATACCTTAAAAACTCACCTTACTTAAAGGCGCGAATTGATGATATCCATCGCTTTTTCAAAGACTTGGTCTATATCCAAGTCCGTTGAGTCTATAATTACCGCATCTTGAGCCGGTACCAATGGCGCCACTGAACGTTGTGTATCTCGCTCATCTCTGGCCTTGATATCGGTTAAAAGGCGCGCAATATTAACATCCATACCTTTAGCTTTCAACTGGCTATAGCGACGTTCAGCACGGGCTTCGGCGCTAGCGGTAAGAAATATCTTCACTTTTGCGTCGGGGAAAACCACTGTACCCATGTCTCGACCGTCGGCGACAAGGCCAGGATCTTGTTGAAAAGCACGTTGACGTCGAAGCAAAGCTTCACGAACGCGAGGTAACGCGGCAACCTTCGATGCAACACTACCCACTTCTTCAGTACGAATGTCGTCAGTTACGTCTTCACCTTCCAAAATGACACGTGTGGTGTCTTTGTCAGTTTCAAAACTTACATCAAGACCCGTTGCTAACGGAACAACACATTCTTCATCGTCGCACGGTAAGTCGTGGTGTAGAGCTGCGACAGCCAGAACACGATAAATCGCGCCGCTATCTAAAAAGTGCCATCCAAGCTTCTTTGCGAGTAAGCTACTTAACGTTCCCTTACCTGCACCGCTGGGACCGTCAACCGTGACTACGGGTGTAGAATGCATACCTGCTCCAGAATTTATAAAATACGTAAAAATCGCGCGCAATTATACGCGTTAAGTAGAGATAAGCAATGCCATCGAGCGTTGATGGCATTGTACATAAGGCTAAATTTCGTTTTAAAAATAATACGCTATGAACGAAATAAGGTCTTTTTTCAGACTAAGAATAGAGTGTGGCAAACCGTGTGAAGTAATCAGGGAAGGTTTTGCGGGTACAACCTGGGTCGTTAATGGTTACCGGCGTATCACTGAGTGCTACTAGCGAAAAGCACATGGCAATGCGATGATCGTTATAGGTATCAATGGCAGCATGCTTTAACATATCCGTTGGCCATACTTTTATATAGTCATGCCCTTCTTCTACTTCTGCACCCAACTTTCTAAGCTCAGTGGCCATGGCGTTTAAACGGTCAGTCTCTTTTACTCGCCAGTTGTAGATGTTAGTAATACTGGTTGGCCCTTGTGCAAAAAGTGCAGTAGTGGCAATGGTCATGGCCGCATCAGGAATATGGTTCATATCCATGTCTATACCCTTAAGTGGAGCCCCTGTTACTTCCACATATTCATCATGCCAAGTGATTTTAGCGCCCATGGCTTCAAGCACATCGGCAAAGCGAATATCACCTTGGATGCTATTTTTACCAATTCCGGTTACGCGTACCGTGCCGCCTTTAATGGCGCCGGCTGCAAGGAAGTAAGAAGCCGATGAAGCATCACCTTCCACCATAAATTTACCTGGCGAACGATATGATTGCCCTGCACTAATGGTGAATGTTTGATAGTTATCGTTGTTTACTTCAACACCAAACTTCGCCATGGTATCTAGGGTAATATCGATATACGGTTTTGACACTAATTCGCCTTTAATACGAATGGTCACGTCACCAGTAAACAAGGGTGCAGACATTAATAGTGCAGTCAAAAATTGACTCGACACACTACCGTCTACTTCCATTTCACCGCCGGATAACGTCTTACCCTTAATTTGTAGCGGAGGAAAACCGTCGTTTTTAAGGTATTCAATTTCCGCGTTACCCATGCGTAATGCATCAACCAAATCGCCTATAGGGCGCTCTTCCATGCGCGGCTCACCGGTAAGTACGACTTCTACCTTACTTGCAGCGAGTGCAGCGCATAGTGGGCGCATTGCCGTACCTGCATTACCTAAGAAAAGTTCTAATGGCTCGGCAACTGAAAACGCCCCGCCGTTACCCACTACTTTACAGCGAGTTTTATCTTCACTAAGTGAATAAGTAACGCCAAGTTTGGTTAGCGCATTTAGCATATGCTCAATATCTTCACTATCAAGCAAGTTTGTTAGTTCGGTTTCGCCTTCAGCTAATGCAGCAAGCAGTAATGCTCGGTTCGACAGGCTTTTAGACCCAGGAACGTTTACTTCCCCTGATACTTTGCTAATAGGTTCTAATGTTAACTGTTCCATGACTACCCGTTTACTCGTTCAAATTCACGCATAAATTCTACTAACGCCATCACCCCTTCAACGGGCATAGCGTTATAAATGCTAGCACGCATTCCGCCTACAGAGCGGTGACCTTTTAATGCCATTAAACCAGCATCTTGTGCTTGGCGTAAAAATAGCGCATCTAATTCTGGGTTAGCCAACTGAAACGGCACATTCATTTTAGAACGATTGTCTGGGTGTACTTGGCTAGCATAAAAATCAGAGCTGTCGATAGCAGAATACAACAATGATGCTTTTTCGCTGTTGCGTTTTGCCATAGCATCAACGCCGCCCATCTCTTTGAGCCACTCAAACACTAACCCCGCCAAATACCACGAGAACGTGGGCGGCGTGTTATACATAGAATCAGCTTTAGCGGCTAATGCGTAGTCGAAAATAGACGGTGTTTCTTTACGAGCTTTGCCCACTAAGTCTTCACGAACAATCACTACCGACAAACCACTTGGGCCTATATTTTTCTGCGCACCGGCGTAAATAAGACCGTGTTTAGCAACATCAACAGGCTGAGACAAAATAGTAGAAGACATATCAGAAACCAGCGGTACATCGCCAGACTCTGGTAACCAATCGTAGGCGATACCGTCAACGGTTTCATTCGGGCAGAAATGATAATACGCTGCAGATTGATCTACATTGGCCAGTGAGGGTTGCGGCATGTAATGCAAACCCTCTTTTTTAGAAAGCTCGCCTACCACTACAGCATTATTGTATTTCGCAGCTTCACTCACCGCACCATCAGACCAAGACCCACTGACTAAGTGAAGACTGGTGTCTGAAGCAGACGATAAATTAAGGGGAACCGCTGCAAATTGACCACGTCCACCGCCATGGGTGAAAAGAACATGATAATTTTTAGGAACCGAGAGTAATTCGCGCAAATCTTGTTCAGCTTTGGCTGCTATCTCGATGAAATCTTTTCCGCGGTGACTGACTTCCATTACCGAGCAACCTGAGTCGCGCCAGTTAGTAAATTCAGCTTGTGCTTTTTGCATTACGGCTTCAGGCAACTTTGCCGGGCCAGCGCTAAAATTGAAAACCTCTTTCATTGCGTTTTTCAACACCTATAAAATAACAAGCGGCCTAAGCCGCTTGTAATAAAGAACACCGATAACTGCCCGCTTTTAAATTAAGCGGGCAATACCCTACTCTTCTGTCGTTGAGCTGTCGCCGTCTTGTGCAGCGTTTTCTTCTTGCTCAATAGGTTCTTCTATAGCGATTGGATTGCCATCTTCATCTAACTCTAGCAATTCTTCTACTACTTCTTCTATACGTTGTAAGCCAACAACGTGTTCATTCTCAACAGTACGGATTAAGCGAACACCTTGGGTATTTCGACCTACCACTGATACTTCACCAACGCGGGTACGTACTAAAGTACCTTGGTCAGAAATAAGCATGATTTCATTGGCTTCATCAACTTGAACCGCGCCAACCACTTTACCATTACGCTCAGAAACCTTAATCGATACTACACCTTGTGTAGCACGGCTCTTCGCTGGGTAATCTTCAAGCGGTGTACGTTTACCAAAACCGTTCTCTGTGGCAGTAAGGATAGGACCATCACCACGAGGTACAATTAGGGACACAACGCGTTGGTCGTCTTGTAATCTGATACCACGAACACCGGTAGCGGTACGACCCATTGGACGTAGTGCTAATAGTTCTTCGCCAGTTTCAGGATCTAATTTAACGTTACCTGTTTCGCTGTCACGCAGTTTTTCGTTAAAGCGAACCACTTTACCCGCGTCTGAGAACAACATAATGTCGTCATCACCATGGGTAATGTCAACACCAATTAGTTCATCACCTTCGTTCAAGTTAACAGCAATGATACCGCTTGAACGTGGGCGTGAATAAAGGCTTAAATCGGTTTTCTTCACCGTACCGTTAGCCGTCGCCATTAATACAAACTTACCTTCTTCAAATTCTTTGATAGGTAGAATTGCAGTAATACGCTCGTTATCTTCTAAAGGAAGAATGTTTACAATTGGACGACCACGCGCGTTACGGCTCGCTAACGGCAATTGATACACTTTCAACCAGTACAAACGGCCACGGGTTGAGAAGCAAAGTATGTGGTCATGAGTATTCGCAACGAGTAGCTTCTCAATGAAATCTTCATTCTTCATCTTGGTAGCGGATTTACCACGGCCACCACGACGCTGAGATTCATAATCATTAAGTTTTTGATACTTCACATAGCCTTCACGAGACAAGGTAACAACAACATCTTCTTGTTCGATTAGGTCTTCAATATCAATATCGTGACTAGCAGCAGTAATTTCAGTACGGCGCGCGTCACCAAATTCTTCACGAATTTTTTCAAGCTCTTCTTCAATCACTTCCATTAATCGCTCTGGGCTATTAAGGATGTGAAGTAGTTCAGCGATTACTTCTAGAAGCTGTTTATATTCTTCAAGAATTTTTTCGTGCTCAAGACCAGTCAGTCTGTGCAAGCGAAGGTCTAGAATAGCTTGTGCTTGTTGTTCGGTAAGGAAGTATTGTCCGTCACGAATACCAAACTCAGGCATTAACCAATCTGGGCGTGCAGCATCATCACCAGCACGTTCAAGCATTTGCGAAACATCGCCTAAATCCCACCCTTGTGCGACTAACGCTTTTTTCGCATCAGCAGGACCAGGTGAGGCTTTAATTAGCTCAATGATTGGGTCGATATTGGCTAGCGCAATAGCTAAACCTTCAAGGATGTGTGCACGGTCGCGAGCTTTACGTAGTTCAAATACCGTTCTGCGGGTAACGACTTCACGGCGATGCAGAATAAAGGCTTCTAAGGTCTCTTTTAAGTTAAAGACTTTAGGCTGGCCGTTATCTAACGCAACCATGTTAATACCGAATACCGTTTGTAACTGCGTATTGGCATATAAATGGTTAAGCAGTACTTCTGCTGATTCGTTACGTTTTACTTCAACAACAATACGCATACCGTCTTTATCAGACTCGTCACGTAGTGCAGAAATACCTTCGATACGTTTTTCTTTAACTAGCTCAGCAATTTTTTCAATAAGGCGAGCTTTGTTAACCTGGTACGGAATTTCATTAATGATAATGGTTTCTTTACCGTTATCTTCCGTTTCAATTTCCGCTTTGGCGCGCATGTATATTTTGCCGCGACCGGTACGGTAAGCGTCATCAATACCTTTACGACCACTGATCATAGCGGCAGTTGGGAAATCAGGACCAGGGATATGAAGCATTAAGTCATCAATCGTAATTGATGGGTCTTTAATAAGGGCAATACAACCGTTGATAACTTCAGTTAAGTTATGTGGCGGAATGTTAGTTGCCATACCTACCGCGATACCAGAAGAACCGTTTACCAGTAAGTTAGGAACCTTGGTAGGTAACACTTCTGGAATGTGTTCAGTGCCATCGTAGTTAGGTACGAAGTCGACGGTTTCTTTATCGAGGTCGGCAAGAAGTTCGTGGGCAATTTTTGCCATACGTATTTCGGTGTAACGCATCGCAGCGGCTGAATCGCCATCTACCGAACCAAAGTTACCTTGGCCGTCTACCAACATATAGCGAAGTGAGAATGGCTGGGCCATACGTACAATAGTATCGTATACCGCAGAATCACCATGTGGGTGATACTTACCAATTACATCACCTACCACACGGGCAGATTTCTTGTATGGTTTGTTGAAGTCGTTTTTCAGTTCGTTCATTGCGAACAGCACACGGCGGTGTACAGGCTTCAAACCATCTCTCACGTCAGGCAATGCTCGCCCGACAATAACGCTCATCGCGTAATCGAGATAGGAGTTCTTTAACTCTTCCTCAATATTAACGGGGAGGATTTCGTTAGCGTTATCAGACATAAACTGCTTAATCCCTTTATTTCGGTTTGTTCTGCATTATCTATTTAGCTCAATCTACACAATATAGAGAAGCAAATGATAGATTTGCATTGTTATTATGGGGTCATAATCTTGCTTCGAGTGTAACACTTGATGACACATTTATGTAGCGCTTAATTGCCCTTCCTTACGTACTCGTGAACAAGCGATTATTTTTCGTTCAAGCAGACACTCGAAACTACATTCAAGTGCCAAAAACGATGCCTTAACGCTGGTTTTGCGTTATGTTATTGCTCTTATATAGGCAGTGTTTAATTAATTGCAGATAGCTTCTATCTGTCGAGCGGCATTAGTCATGCGCGTTCTTTTGCAAAATCGGTATGTAAAAATCGATGCGATAAATCAATGCAAAATAATTAGCAGGCGCAGAAAGGAAAAAATATAAATGACAAACGTTGATGAGCAGGAAATTGATAAGTTTTCTGAGTTAGCCTCACGGTGGTGGGATCCTGAAGGTGAGTTCAAACCCCTACATTTAATTAACCCACTTCGTTTAGATTTTATTAACCAACACAGTAATGGCTTGTTTAACAAGAAAGTGGTGGATATTGGTTGCGGTGGCGGCATATTGGCAGAGTCTATGGCGAAAGCCGGTGCTGAAGTTGTTGGGCTCGATATGGCAAGTGCGTCATTAGAAATTGCCAAGCTTCATGGTTTAGAGTCGGGCATTAATGTTGACTACCACTGTGTTACCGCTGAATCCTTCGCAGACAGTCATGCGGGCGAGTTCGATGTAGTGACCTGTATGGAAATGCTTGAACATGTACCCGACCCTGCTTCGGTAGTGCGGTCTTGCGCTAAATTAGTTAAGCCTGGTGGCCATGTTTTCTTCTCTACATTAAACCGCAATATAAAGTCTTATTTGATGGGGATCGTTGGCGCTGAGTATTTATTAAAGCTGGTGCCAAAAGGCACTCACGATCATTCTCGATTCATTAAACCTTCTGAACTTATGCAGATGACCGATGATGCCGGTTTACTACCACGAGATATGACCGGCTTACATATGGACCCGGTTTCCCAGGGCTTTTATCTGTCTGACCGCAATGTAGACGTTAACTACCTACTATATACGGTGTCGCAAGATTAATTAGCACTACATATTGGGGCTTGATGATAATTTCAACACCACATATCGTGTTTAAGTGTTAAGTACGATATTAAGTTAAATTATTTTAAGCCTCGATCATTTTTTCGAATAGTACTTGCAATCAGTATATTTAAGGCTTGTACAAAGCTAAAAAGTTAGTCACTACTAACCTAAAATCCGTGCCAGTTTAAGTGCTCGTTTAAGCACCAGATATTGGGTTGCATTGTGAGGCAAACCTCACTATCTTGTGTTTAATCCAACGCGGGATCCCAAAGTGAATTTTTGGAAAATATTGAGATCGACAACGATCCTTTCACTGCGTT
The nucleotide sequence above comes from Alteromonas naphthalenivorans. Encoded proteins:
- the gyrA gene encoding DNA topoisomerase (ATP-hydrolyzing) subunit A translates to MSDNANEILPVNIEEELKNSYLDYAMSVIVGRALPDVRDGLKPVHRRVLFAMNELKNDFNKPYKKSARVVGDVIGKYHPHGDSAVYDTIVRMAQPFSLRYMLVDGQGNFGSVDGDSAAAMRYTEIRMAKIAHELLADLDKETVDFVPNYDGTEHIPEVLPTKVPNLLVNGSSGIAVGMATNIPPHNLTEVINGCIALIKDPSITIDDLMLHIPGPDFPTAAMISGRKGIDDAYRTGRGKIYMRAKAEIETEDNGKETIIINEIPYQVNKARLIEKIAELVKEKRIEGISALRDESDKDGMRIVVEVKRNESAEVLLNHLYANTQLQTVFGINMVALDNGQPKVFNLKETLEAFILHRREVVTRRTVFELRKARDRAHILEGLAIALANIDPIIELIKASPGPADAKKALVAQGWDLGDVSQMLERAGDDAARPDWLMPEFGIRDGQYFLTEQQAQAILDLRLHRLTGLEHEKILEEYKQLLEVIAELLHILNSPERLMEVIEEELEKIREEFGDARRTEITAASHDIDIEDLIEQEDVVVTLSREGYVKYQKLNDYESQRRGGRGKSATKMKNEDFIEKLLVANTHDHILCFSTRGRLYWLKVYQLPLASRNARGRPIVNILPLEDNERITAILPIKEFEEGKFVLMATANGTVKKTDLSLYSRPRSSGIIAVNLNEGDELIGVDITHGDDDIMLFSDAGKVVRFNEKLRDSETGNVKLDPETGEELLALRPMGRTATGVRGIRLQDDQRVVSLIVPRGDGPILTATENGFGKRTPLEDYPAKSRATQGVVSIKVSERNGKVVGAVQVDEANEIMLISDQGTLVRTRVGEVSVVGRNTQGVRLIRTVENEHVVGLQRIEEVVEELLELDEDGNPIAIEEPIEQEENAAQDGDSSTTEE
- the ubiG gene encoding bifunctional 2-polyprenyl-6-hydroxyphenol methylase/3-demethylubiquinol 3-O-methyltransferase UbiG, giving the protein MTNVDEQEIDKFSELASRWWDPEGEFKPLHLINPLRLDFINQHSNGLFNKKVVDIGCGGGILAESMAKAGAEVVGLDMASASLEIAKLHGLESGINVDYHCVTAESFADSHAGEFDVVTCMEMLEHVPDPASVVRSCAKLVKPGGHVFFSTLNRNIKSYLMGIVGAEYLLKLVPKGTHDHSRFIKPSELMQMTDDAGLLPRDMTGLHMDPVSQGFYLSDRNVDVNYLLYTVSQD